One window of Desulfovibrio subterraneus genomic DNA carries:
- a CDS encoding ABC transporter permease, which produces MISTIAWQNLFHDKIRLSVTLIGIVFAVVLITVQVGLFLGFVDTISGVIRHSGADVWVASKGVKNFDIAMPMNEGKLYEVRSVSGVAKASPMVVHFSLWKKKGGGQESIEVVGFDMATGLGGPWNLTQGKTEMLDAADTVFLDQLYLDRLGVESLGQEVEIEGKRARVIGLTSGIRSFTTSPYVFTAFKNAPKYSAVKPEQLTYVLVKAESGIPPETLRDRIRRQVPHVDVFTSAEFAQKTEHYWMFSTGAGVSLLLAALLGFIVGMVVVAQTLYATTLDHMAEFATLKAMGAPNSFIYKILILQAIISASLGYGCGMIICMYIVKLNTGGDAAILLPQNVALGMLGLTIIMCVTASFISIRKVTTIDPAIVFKGR; this is translated from the coding sequence ATGATTTCCACAATAGCATGGCAAAACCTCTTCCACGATAAGATAAGACTGTCTGTCACCTTGATAGGCATCGTGTTTGCTGTTGTTCTCATCACCGTGCAGGTAGGACTATTTCTTGGATTCGTGGACACCATCTCCGGCGTCATCAGACACAGTGGGGCCGATGTATGGGTTGCCTCCAAAGGGGTGAAAAATTTCGACATCGCCATGCCCATGAACGAGGGAAAACTGTATGAAGTCCGATCCGTCTCTGGTGTTGCCAAGGCCAGCCCAATGGTTGTCCATTTTTCCTTATGGAAGAAAAAAGGGGGCGGGCAAGAATCCATAGAGGTAGTCGGATTTGACATGGCGACGGGACTTGGGGGCCCGTGGAACCTGACACAGGGCAAAACAGAAATGCTTGATGCCGCCGATACGGTTTTTCTGGACCAGCTGTATCTTGATCGTCTCGGAGTGGAGAGCCTTGGTCAGGAAGTGGAAATTGAAGGAAAGCGGGCGCGCGTGATCGGCCTGACCTCCGGTATCCGCTCGTTCACAACATCTCCCTACGTCTTCACTGCTTTTAAGAATGCTCCCAAGTACAGTGCTGTCAAACCGGAGCAGCTGACCTACGTTCTGGTAAAAGCAGAAAGTGGCATCCCCCCCGAAACTCTACGGGACAGAATACGACGACAGGTGCCACACGTGGACGTGTTTACATCCGCAGAGTTCGCCCAAAAAACAGAGCATTATTGGATGTTCAGCACCGGTGCAGGCGTATCTCTTCTGCTGGCCGCCCTGCTAGGCTTTATTGTCGGCATGGTGGTCGTTGCGCAGACGCTGTATGCCACAACGCTGGATCACATGGCGGAATTTGCCACGCTCAAAGCCATGGGCGCTCCTAACAGCTTCATATATAAGATACTCATCCTGCAGGCCATTATCAGCGCCTCTCTGGGCTATGGGTGCGGCATGATCATCTGTATGTATATCGTCAAACTCAACACTGGCGGAGATGCAGCCATTCTACTGCCACAAAACGTCGCCCTCGGCATGCTCGGTTTGACCATCATCATGTGTGTGACCGCATCGTTCATTTCCATTCGCAAGGTCACGACCATTGATCCTGCAATTGTTTTCAAGGGGCGCTAA
- a CDS encoding tetratricopeptide repeat protein, which produces MAIATKQAEHGGYDFVWGEVDRKNHVEQLITIIMGGTMAFCRNILCLLFLLIMSGSGCAGDNSSDFFKEGEQLLKDGNPGGAIVLFKSALEQDPGFYDARVKLGIAYMYSGKPEPAEKELQKAFHQKQDDPALLIAMARLYAAWNKGEEALKPLARLESLSMMNAESEELLGLAKAIQRDKPAAIAAFKRSLELEPKRHSARLALARYYFFQQMYDDARSELATLVVDTPDDFSALRLAVDLEMKSGSAESQKKALHNVLRVRPSDTYSRYWLAVMMLRDGDVTGAQVMLASMKKDAAEDYYTRMLEGVLAFRAADYTTALNQFQKSVSLKPTYDAYFKLGVAAEAKGDLETALSHFQVLVDRWPNDEASRRMIATILLKQGRTEEAALVAEKMVEINPENVWANFMLGNSLMAKGELDKAEQAFDAAIAKEPGMVLAHLRKGAIHKAKGETKEVQTSLESAVEGAPDNLLARTALANFHSQRGNIAEARKVLTGGLGSGSTGDAQVHNQLAALDVAEGKKADAIAHYDAAIKADPVFEPSYLGKANLLLAEGSQEKALAELDALLEVTPESVRGLIASAAILDVLGREADADARLLRARSVSQHPAVLELIAVRYLRKGRTDEALATLASGGGGVGSEPLINLRASILMNNKRPDEALQIYDSVIGTMPMLARTGKYRIYNQTKQYGKAFDVAREIETFATAPAETQLGTIYASRALEKQGKSKEAFDAIEVAYRSSPSPELLLEQASMSARQQNLEKAEAYLTACIKQYENYAPAKSALGNLYLLKGNRKEAMQIYEGLVQDGGADITVLNNLAMIYIDSNTNKEQALRIAYAAYLKDPANPAVLDTLGVVLLGNERAADAVRVFQRAVVLMPDRPSLRYQLGRALVGAGKRAEAKKELKSALEMGSFPEADKARALMGSLEKS; this is translated from the coding sequence GTGGCTATTGCGACTAAGCAGGCTGAACATGGTGGGTATGACTTTGTATGGGGCGAAGTCGACCGTAAGAATCATGTTGAGCAATTAATCACTATCATTATGGGGGGAACCATGGCTTTCTGCCGTAATATCCTTTGTCTTTTGTTTCTTTTGATTATGTCCGGCTCTGGTTGTGCCGGAGATAATAGCAGTGATTTTTTTAAGGAAGGGGAGCAGCTGCTAAAGGATGGTAATCCCGGGGGGGCTATTGTTCTGTTCAAAAGTGCTCTTGAGCAGGATCCTGGTTTCTACGATGCCCGTGTGAAGCTGGGCATTGCCTATATGTACAGCGGGAAACCGGAGCCGGCTGAAAAGGAATTACAAAAGGCCTTTCATCAGAAGCAGGATGATCCTGCTCTGCTGATTGCTATGGCTCGTTTGTATGCAGCATGGAATAAGGGAGAAGAGGCGCTGAAGCCTCTGGCGCGTCTAGAAAGTCTATCTATGATGAATGCCGAGAGCGAAGAATTGCTCGGCCTTGCCAAAGCCATTCAGCGCGATAAGCCTGCTGCAATCGCCGCATTCAAGCGTTCTCTCGAGCTTGAACCCAAACGCCACTCTGCGCGCCTTGCGCTTGCTCGCTACTATTTTTTCCAGCAGATGTATGACGACGCGCGTTCCGAACTTGCTACCCTGGTTGTGGATACGCCTGATGATTTTTCGGCACTCCGCCTGGCAGTTGATCTTGAGATGAAGTCTGGCAGTGCTGAGTCCCAGAAAAAGGCATTACACAATGTGTTGAGGGTAAGACCTTCGGATACCTACAGCCGTTACTGGCTTGCAGTTATGATGTTGCGTGATGGTGATGTGACCGGGGCTCAGGTAATGCTGGCTTCCATGAAAAAGGATGCGGCTGAAGATTATTATACGAGAATGCTTGAAGGCGTTCTCGCATTCAGAGCGGCAGACTATACCACTGCTTTGAATCAGTTTCAGAAGAGCGTGTCCTTAAAGCCTACTTACGATGCCTATTTTAAGCTCGGCGTTGCGGCTGAAGCAAAGGGCGATCTTGAAACAGCTCTAAGTCATTTTCAGGTTCTAGTTGATCGATGGCCCAACGATGAGGCTTCTCGCCGCATGATTGCGACGATATTGTTGAAGCAGGGCCGTACCGAGGAGGCCGCACTGGTTGCCGAGAAAATGGTAGAGATCAATCCCGAGAATGTCTGGGCCAACTTCATGCTTGGTAACAGCCTGATGGCCAAAGGTGAGCTGGATAAGGCAGAACAAGCCTTTGATGCTGCCATTGCCAAGGAACCAGGTATGGTTCTTGCCCATCTGCGCAAGGGCGCAATTCATAAGGCAAAGGGCGAAACAAAAGAAGTGCAGACATCTTTAGAGTCTGCTGTGGAAGGAGCACCTGATAACTTGCTTGCCCGGACGGCATTGGCAAATTTTCATTCCCAACGCGGGAACATTGCTGAAGCGCGCAAGGTTCTGACTGGGGGCTTGGGCTCCGGTAGTACGGGTGATGCTCAGGTCCACAACCAGCTTGCAGCACTGGACGTTGCCGAAGGGAAAAAGGCAGATGCTATTGCTCATTATGACGCAGCGATCAAAGCTGATCCGGTCTTTGAGCCCTCCTATCTTGGCAAGGCTAACCTTCTTCTTGCAGAAGGTAGTCAGGAGAAGGCGTTAGCAGAACTTGATGCTCTTTTGGAAGTAACTCCGGAGTCTGTCAGAGGTCTGATTGCTTCTGCCGCTATTTTGGATGTCCTCGGACGCGAGGCTGATGCTGATGCCCGCCTGCTTCGGGCGCGGTCTGTATCCCAACACCCAGCGGTACTTGAATTGATCGCTGTGCGCTATTTGCGCAAGGGGCGTACGGACGAGGCACTGGCGACTCTGGCCTCTGGGGGGGGCGGCGTCGGTTCCGAACCGCTCATTAATCTGCGGGCCAGCATTCTTATGAATAACAAACGCCCGGATGAAGCGCTACAGATCTATGATTCAGTTATCGGAACCATGCCCATGCTCGCCCGAACCGGAAAGTATAGAATTTACAACCAGACGAAGCAGTATGGCAAAGCCTTTGATGTTGCCCGTGAGATTGAAACATTTGCTACTGCACCTGCTGAAACGCAGTTGGGCACCATTTATGCCAGCCGTGCCCTGGAAAAACAGGGTAAGAGCAAAGAAGCCTTTGATGCGATTGAAGTCGCCTATAGATCCTCTCCGTCCCCGGAACTGCTCCTTGAGCAGGCGTCCATGAGTGCCCGCCAGCAGAATCTGGAAAAAGCGGAAGCCTATCTTACTGCCTGCATCAAGCAATATGAGAACTACGCGCCCGCGAAGAGCGCCTTGGGTAACCTGTATTTGCTGAAAGGTAACCGTAAGGAGGCTATGCAGATTTATGAAGGTCTGGTGCAGGATGGAGGGGCGGACATTACCGTTCTGAATAACCTTGCCATGATCTATATCGACTCCAACACAAATAAAGAACAGGCTCTCAGAATCGCCTATGCGGCCTATTTGAAAGATCCCGCCAACCCTGCCGTTCTGGATACGCTGGGCGTAGTGTTGCTCGGGAACGAGAGAGCTGCGGACGCAGTCCGGGTTTTCCAGCGTGCAGTTGTTCTCATGCCGGATCGCCCGTCTTTAAGATACCAGCTTGGACGTGCTCTTGTTGGTGCCGGAAAACGCGCTGAGGCTAAGAAAGAACTCAAATCCGCTCTTGAAATGGGGAGTTTTCCAGAAGCGGACAAGGCTCGGGCGTTAATGGGATCGTTAGAAAAAAGCTAA
- a CDS encoding TIGR03013 family XrtA/PEP-CTERM system glycosyltransferase → MAISLIMWDGLWLVAGALIGGIPMLNALGTDADHARLVTEFSVFCGVVLFASVLANAFVSKRKNSEKEYDIFFSTGLLMLIATSILLMLNQTVGMFGRNAHQMLVVLCCFGLFRCGVEVLSQYWLYLPFLAPMVLVIGNGAQLSQAEDLVLRSNGRFRLKKVVDCSDLTCDQNGLYAITNGKQLHEYLRRERINKVIVSFSERRGAFPVDEILQCRMSGIEVIDAVTFYESMNKKLFIENITPSWFIFSSGFRISTMLRFFKRLLDIGGALFGLVVCLPLFPLVALLIKLDSSGPIFFRQVRVGEGDRLFTIFKLRSMRQDAEVGTGAVWASKDDPRITKLGAFLRKSRLDELPQLINVLRGEMSLVGPRPERPEFVKDLKQEIPFYSERHYMKPGVTGWAQVRYPYGASLQDAVEKLRYDLYYIKNYSLLFDVWVILLTIGVVVFRKGAR, encoded by the coding sequence ATGGCTATCTCGTTGATAATGTGGGACGGCTTGTGGCTTGTAGCTGGAGCGTTAATCGGCGGAATACCGATGTTGAATGCGCTTGGAACGGATGCTGATCACGCCCGGCTGGTTACGGAATTCTCAGTGTTCTGTGGGGTGGTGCTCTTCGCCTCCGTGCTTGCCAACGCCTTTGTGTCCAAAAGGAAGAACTCCGAGAAGGAGTACGATATCTTTTTCTCCACTGGCTTGCTTATGCTGATAGCAACAAGCATTTTGCTGATGCTGAATCAGACGGTTGGAATGTTCGGGCGTAATGCCCATCAGATGCTTGTGGTACTCTGCTGTTTCGGTTTGTTCCGCTGCGGAGTGGAGGTGTTGAGTCAGTATTGGCTGTATCTGCCTTTTCTCGCTCCTATGGTGCTCGTCATCGGTAACGGCGCCCAGCTGAGTCAGGCCGAAGATTTGGTGCTGAGGAGCAATGGCCGTTTTCGCTTGAAGAAGGTGGTCGATTGTTCAGATCTTACCTGCGACCAGAACGGATTATATGCCATTACTAATGGCAAGCAATTGCATGAGTATCTTCGCAGGGAGCGTATCAACAAGGTTATCGTTTCCTTTTCGGAACGACGTGGTGCTTTTCCCGTAGATGAAATTCTTCAGTGCCGAATGAGTGGTATTGAGGTGATTGATGCGGTTACATTCTATGAAAGCATGAACAAAAAGCTGTTCATAGAAAATATCACGCCAAGCTGGTTCATTTTCTCTTCGGGATTCAGAATTTCCACGATGCTCAGGTTCTTTAAGCGTTTGCTGGATATCGGCGGGGCTTTGTTCGGTCTTGTGGTTTGCCTGCCGCTGTTTCCCCTTGTTGCGCTACTCATTAAACTTGACTCATCGGGTCCTATCTTCTTCCGGCAGGTTCGTGTGGGCGAGGGTGACAGGTTGTTCACGATCTTCAAACTCCGTTCCATGCGACAGGATGCGGAAGTCGGCACGGGCGCGGTGTGGGCCAGCAAGGACGATCCGCGCATTACCAAGCTGGGTGCTTTTTTGCGCAAATCCCGTCTTGATGAATTGCCGCAGCTTATCAATGTGCTACGGGGCGAGATGAGTCTGGTCGGTCCGCGACCGGAACGTCCGGAGTTCGTAAAGGATCTCAAGCAGGAAATACCGTTCTATTCCGAACGCCATTACATGAAGCCCGGTGTCACGGGTTGGGCGCAGGTTAGGTATCCCTATGGTGCATCGTTACAGGATGCCGTTGAGAAACTGCGATACGATCTATATTATATCAAGAATTACAGTTTGTTGTTCGATGTGTGGGTGATATTGTTGACGATTGGCGTCGTGGTATTCCGAAAGGGGGCGAGATAA
- a CDS encoding polysaccharide biosynthesis/export family protein, which yields MKNAFVTIMFIVAMAVITASAYAGEYRLGSGDSLAINVWGEPDLTVQAAIRPDGVITMPGVGEVNAAEKTPSELQKVLVDKLKALVRNPIVTVTVLTFRNNSVVVHGQGVEPKVVPLDGRTTLLQLLSSIAPGNTADLKNAYVMRKDKKIVEGFEQLFLRGDTSGDIVLEPGDRVFIPYREDRFVFVLGAVQAPQAIPFYEGATILEVILQAGGFGKYADENDTVIVRKVGGKVSTIKVKGEDLIKRGDLEQNVGLVAGDYVIVREGLF from the coding sequence ATGAAAAATGCCTTTGTTACCATCATGTTCATTGTGGCAATGGCGGTGATTACTGCTTCGGCCTATGCGGGCGAGTATAGACTTGGCTCGGGCGATTCACTTGCAATCAATGTGTGGGGAGAGCCTGATCTTACCGTGCAGGCAGCCATCCGGCCCGATGGTGTGATTACCATGCCCGGTGTGGGGGAAGTGAATGCGGCTGAAAAGACCCCCTCCGAATTGCAGAAAGTGCTTGTGGATAAGCTCAAGGCATTGGTCCGCAACCCCATAGTCACAGTGACGGTTCTTACATTCCGTAATAATTCCGTAGTGGTTCACGGTCAGGGGGTGGAGCCCAAAGTGGTACCACTTGATGGTCGTACAACCCTGCTCCAGCTTCTTTCATCCATTGCTCCAGGCAACACAGCAGACTTGAAGAATGCTTATGTTATGCGCAAGGACAAGAAGATTGTGGAAGGTTTCGAGCAGCTTTTCCTGCGTGGTGACACTTCCGGCGACATAGTGCTGGAGCCTGGCGACAGAGTATTCATTCCCTATCGCGAAGACCGTTTTGTATTTGTTCTTGGAGCGGTACAGGCTCCTCAGGCAATTCCCTTCTATGAGGGCGCAACCATCCTTGAGGTGATTTTGCAGGCAGGCGGTTTTGGGAAATATGCTGATGAGAATGATACTGTAATTGTCCGCAAGGTGGGAGGCAAAGTGTCTACCATCAAGGTTAAAGGTGAAGATCTGATAAAACGCGGTGACCTTGAACAGAACGTGGGTCTGGTTGCTGGTGATTATGTAATTGTTCGTGAAGGTCTGTTCTAG
- a CDS encoding XrtA system polysaccharide chain length determinant, which produces MQGLDHSRLVAKRIAKLFMDRIVLISVILFVSVLGAAILSYSLPKRYEAKGTVYIEQSVINDLVRGIAITPSMSAKIKVLKVTMLSRAMLLAVIRELDMDLDASSEPAVDALIDIVRNKVDISLNESKGLFFISYEDENPARARDFVNTLIRRYIEESTTSKREEAFEATRFLADQIELFRKRIEQAQVDIDDYLSRNGKALNTNEQILRQEIEMAEAKLQGLRIRKNELMAKRSLLLRNTPLRKRLEDLETARASLLVSYTENHPNVRRVQEEISAVKHEISRSGESEKRAVYGTSEYQEAKVELEAIAQMEHEREEQIEDSTDQLRRIPAMRSELQELERKKKKESIIYEQLVARYGQSEVSKQMELQDKAVSFRVIDPATLPAHPVSPNRVLILLAGFFLGIGGGLGLVLLLDFFDGRVKAYHELERFGIPIMVVVPDIDSLQNDTGLFRGHWRMLATLGVFTLLFLGMVTIEARRLSYIEDALNTLVQAVSSIV; this is translated from the coding sequence ATGCAGGGGCTTGACCACAGTCGGCTGGTAGCTAAGCGCATCGCTAAGCTGTTCATGGACAGGATTGTTCTTATTTCGGTGATCCTTTTTGTCTCTGTCTTGGGTGCGGCCATTCTCAGTTATTCGCTGCCCAAACGCTATGAGGCCAAAGGTACGGTGTATATAGAGCAAAGTGTTATCAATGATCTGGTTCGAGGCATTGCCATTACGCCATCCATGTCTGCGAAGATCAAGGTGCTCAAGGTGACCATGCTAAGCAGAGCCATGCTCCTTGCTGTCATCCGTGAACTGGATATGGATCTGGACGCCAGTTCCGAGCCTGCCGTGGACGCACTGATTGATATAGTGCGGAATAAGGTGGATATATCTCTCAATGAAAGCAAGGGGCTTTTCTTCATTTCATATGAAGATGAGAATCCGGCCCGAGCACGAGACTTCGTAAATACGTTGATCCGGCGCTATATTGAGGAAAGTACGACCTCCAAGCGTGAAGAAGCCTTTGAGGCAACGCGTTTTCTGGCTGATCAGATTGAGCTGTTCCGCAAGCGTATAGAGCAGGCGCAGGTTGATATTGACGACTATCTTTCCCGAAATGGCAAGGCTCTCAATACTAACGAGCAGATTCTCCGCCAAGAAATAGAAATGGCGGAGGCCAAGCTGCAGGGATTGCGTATTCGCAAGAACGAACTGATGGCTAAACGTAGTCTGCTGTTGCGGAATACACCGCTCAGGAAGCGTCTTGAAGATCTTGAAACGGCTCGGGCTTCCCTGCTGGTGAGCTACACTGAGAATCATCCCAATGTGCGCCGTGTTCAGGAAGAGATTTCAGCGGTTAAGCATGAAATATCGCGAAGCGGCGAAAGTGAGAAACGGGCAGTATATGGCACGTCGGAATATCAGGAAGCCAAGGTTGAGCTGGAAGCCATTGCGCAGATGGAACACGAGCGTGAGGAACAGATAGAAGATAGCACCGACCAGCTCAGGCGTATTCCTGCCATGCGCTCGGAATTACAGGAGTTGGAGCGCAAGAAGAAGAAGGAAAGCATTATCTACGAGCAACTTGTGGCGCGCTATGGTCAGTCGGAAGTTTCCAAACAGATGGAGCTTCAAGACAAGGCTGTGAGCTTCAGGGTGATCGATCCGGCAACCTTGCCGGCGCATCCTGTCAGTCCCAACAGGGTGCTGATACTTCTCGCCGGGTTCTTTCTGGGTATCGGTGGCGGATTGGGACTGGTGTTGCTGCTCGACTTCTTTGACGGAAGAGTCAAAGCCTATCATGAGTTGGAGCGTTTTGGCATCCCTATCATGGTAGTGGTCCCTGACATAGACAGTCTTCAGAACGACACAGGCTTATTTAGAGGGCACTGGCGCATGCTCGCCACCCTTGGTGTATTTACCCTCCTGTTTCTGGGAATGGTGACTATTGAGGCGCGCAGGCTTTCATACATTGAAGATGCGTTAAACACGCTTGTTCAAGCTGTTTCGAGCATTGTCTAG
- a CDS encoding XrtA-associated tyrosine autokinase encodes MSRIERALERAQSLQASGKSAMEEGSKPSILERAAGVASERSRQNEVVQNNAPVVSPAAVSDIQPGKGAKHVAPPPNMFGTSTLVRQTPITDSSKIVAAQGLYSPASEEYRKLKEQLVKLTSTKGYKNTILVTSSTVGEGKSITSVNLAVSLAMEFDHTVLLIDADIRRPTCHTYFNCGVTPGLAECLLDGVEMKDALVPTGIGRLSFLPAGRPVDNPVEVLSSSLMRDFIAEIRHRYPDRYVIIDTAPVLPFAEARTLSRFVDGTLLVVRERAVSVNDVQETLQALNGSKILGIVYNGAAKTSSHGSYYAYSYGHQM; translated from the coding sequence ATGAGTAGGATTGAGCGAGCCCTTGAAAGGGCGCAGAGTCTGCAAGCTTCTGGAAAGTCTGCAATGGAAGAAGGCTCCAAGCCTTCCATTTTGGAACGGGCAGCAGGTGTTGCTTCGGAGCGGAGCAGGCAAAACGAGGTGGTACAGAACAATGCACCGGTGGTGTCTCCTGCTGCAGTATCAGACATTCAGCCCGGCAAGGGGGCAAAGCATGTTGCGCCCCCCCCGAATATGTTCGGCACCTCTACGTTGGTGCGCCAAACTCCGATCACGGATTCTTCCAAGATTGTTGCTGCACAGGGGTTGTACTCTCCTGCTAGTGAAGAATACCGCAAGCTCAAGGAGCAGCTGGTTAAGCTGACCAGTACAAAAGGGTATAAAAACACAATACTGGTTACGAGTTCCACCGTGGGTGAAGGAAAGAGTATTACCTCGGTGAACCTTGCTGTCAGTCTTGCCATGGAGTTTGACCATACAGTGTTGCTGATAGACGCCGATATCCGGCGTCCCACCTGTCATACCTATTTCAATTGCGGTGTCACTCCCGGTCTTGCAGAGTGTCTGTTGGACGGCGTGGAAATGAAGGATGCGCTGGTACCCACGGGTATTGGGCGCCTGAGCTTTCTTCCTGCTGGAAGGCCCGTGGATAATCCGGTGGAAGTCTTGAGTTCTTCACTCATGCGTGATTTTATTGCTGAAATCAGGCATAGATATCCTGACCGCTATGTCATTATCGACACTGCACCGGTTCTTCCCTTTGCCGAGGCACGGACATTGAGCCGTTTTGTGGATGGGACCCTTCTTGTGGTTCGTGAAAGGGCGGTATCCGTGAACGATGTGCAGGAAACGCTTCAGGCGCTCAATGGTTCAAAAATATTGGGTATCGTCTACAACGGTGCTGCCAAGACCAGCTCGCATGGCTCCTACTATGCTTATAGTTACGGTCACCAGATGTAG
- a CDS encoding XrtA/PEP-CTERM system-associated ATPase, with protein sequence MYSQYFGLREKPFELLPNPGFLYPSKVHRKALAYLEYGLRERSGFILLTGEVGSGKTTIIRNLLKRDLRKTVLSKVFNTRVDSRQLIAMINDDFGLEVDGRDKVTMLRELNEFLIDQFAAGNKAVLIIDEAQNLTSELLEEVRMLSNLETDNAKLLQIILVGQPELKQTLSSPSLRQLRQRILVQTHLAPLTEDEVAEYVLYRLERAGNRSAVQWGEGALQEVHATSQGIPRLINILCDYLLLDAFSDERMSIGLENVRSVVDEIDFRQLYFPGPEEDRAVVSADGAGQGGGVSNPERTLSENWNSNGGDKTANGRSREVVHRMMKMLRDMQQRLDALETNTPHVDEGDILEMSERLQKLEQYCEESAMQLGRLSLALPRLEARMSEKVPVLPEKEKVEQRGWFRKMWGA encoded by the coding sequence GTGTATTCTCAATACTTCGGACTGCGCGAAAAGCCTTTTGAGCTGCTACCTAATCCCGGCTTTCTGTATCCCAGCAAGGTGCACAGAAAAGCGTTGGCGTATCTGGAGTACGGACTGCGGGAGCGTTCCGGTTTTATTTTGCTGACCGGTGAGGTCGGGTCGGGCAAGACGACGATAATCCGTAATCTGCTTAAGCGGGACCTGCGTAAAACTGTTCTTTCCAAAGTGTTTAATACGCGGGTGGATTCCAGACAGCTTATTGCCATGATAAATGACGATTTCGGTCTTGAGGTGGACGGAAGAGATAAAGTGACAATGCTGCGTGAATTAAACGAGTTTTTGATTGATCAGTTTGCAGCGGGCAACAAGGCGGTGCTGATCATTGACGAAGCGCAGAATCTTACTTCCGAATTGCTTGAAGAAGTGCGTATGCTCTCCAATCTGGAGACGGATAACGCTAAATTGCTCCAGATTATACTAGTGGGCCAGCCGGAGTTGAAGCAAACGCTTAGTTCTCCTTCGTTGCGGCAGTTGAGACAGCGCATTTTGGTGCAGACTCATCTTGCGCCACTGACCGAGGACGAGGTGGCTGAGTACGTTCTCTATAGACTTGAACGCGCGGGCAACCGTTCTGCGGTGCAGTGGGGCGAGGGGGCTCTGCAAGAAGTGCATGCAACTTCTCAGGGGATTCCGCGGCTTATCAATATTCTTTGTGACTATCTGTTGCTGGATGCCTTCTCTGACGAGCGCATGAGTATAGGGTTGGAGAATGTCCGCAGTGTGGTGGATGAAATTGATTTCCGGCAGCTGTATTTTCCGGGTCCGGAAGAAGATCGGGCTGTTGTTTCCGCAGATGGCGCAGGGCAGGGCGGCGGTGTGAGTAATCCTGAACGTACTTTGTCCGAGAATTGGAATAGTAACGGCGGTGACAAAACCGCGAACGGGCGCTCTCGCGAAGTGGTTCATAGAATGATGAAAATGCTGCGTGACATGCAGCAGCGGCTGGATGCGCTCGAGACCAATACTCCTCATGTGGATGAAGGAGATATTCTGGAAATGAGCGAACGTTTGCAGAAGCTCGAGCAGTACTGCGAAGAATCCGCTATGCAGCTCGGCCGTCTCAGCCTGGCACTTCCGCGGCTGGAAGCCCGAATGAGTGAAAAAGTGCCAGTGCTGCCTGAGAAAGAGAAAGTAGAACAGCGCGGTTGGTTCAGAAAAATGTGGGGGGCGTGA